Proteins from a genomic interval of Kitasatospora herbaricolor:
- a CDS encoding ABC transporter ATP-binding protein, translating into MRKTVLEVLGLHRAYGSVQAVDDVSFTLAEGGSLGIVGESGSGKTTTARIVVGLESADSGRVLVHRRDRTEHRRGRVHRLARAREVQMVFQDPYLSLDPRTPVGAVLRETLRLHFPDGDHDRRIAELLEQVGLGTREAAALPRQLSGGQRQRVAIARALAVEPAVLVLDEAVAALDVSVQAQILNLLADIRAETGIGYLFITHDLGVVRCVTDEVIVMRRGKIVESGPTAEVLARPRHPYTRLLLDSVPRPGWDPRGIAEARRAL; encoded by the coding sequence ATGAGGAAGACCGTTCTGGAGGTGCTCGGCCTGCACCGGGCCTACGGGAGCGTCCAGGCGGTGGACGACGTCTCGTTCACCCTCGCCGAGGGCGGATCGCTGGGCATCGTCGGGGAGTCCGGCTCGGGCAAGACCACCACCGCGCGGATCGTCGTGGGCCTGGAGAGCGCCGACTCGGGCCGGGTCCTGGTGCACCGCAGGGACCGCACCGAGCACCGGCGAGGCCGGGTGCACCGGCTGGCCCGGGCCCGCGAGGTGCAGATGGTCTTCCAGGACCCGTACCTCTCGCTGGACCCGCGCACCCCCGTCGGCGCCGTGCTGCGGGAGACGCTGCGGCTGCACTTCCCGGACGGCGATCACGACCGGCGGATCGCCGAGCTGCTGGAGCAGGTGGGCCTCGGCACCAGGGAGGCCGCCGCGCTGCCCCGGCAGCTCTCCGGCGGGCAGCGCCAGCGGGTCGCGATCGCCCGGGCGCTGGCGGTCGAGCCGGCCGTGCTGGTCCTGGACGAGGCGGTGGCGGCGCTGGACGTGTCCGTCCAGGCGCAGATCCTCAACCTGCTGGCGGACATCCGGGCCGAGACCGGCATCGGCTACCTGTTCATCACCCACGACCTCGGGGTGGTGCGGTGCGTCACCGACGAGGTGATCGTGATGCGCCGGGGGAAGATCGTCGAGTCCGGCCCGACCGCCGAGGTGCTGGCCCGCCCCCGGCACCCCTACACCCGGCTCCTGCTGGACTCCGTTCCCAGGCCCGGCTGGGATCCGCGGGGCATCGCCGAGGCCCGCCGCGCGCTGTAG
- a CDS encoding ABC transporter ATP-binding protein produces MTTLDIQAYRLSLPNTARPVLAGVDLTVEARETVALVGESGSGKSLTSRSVLGLLPAGARTEGTVRVNGEDVLTMAPEQLRRLRTSSAAMIFQDPRAAINPLRRIGDFLTESVRLNAGAAPAAATARAAEMLEAVGLTAAALRQYPGELSGGMLQRVMIAAALMGDPALILADEPTTALDVTTQAEVVALLGDLRTRFGTGLLFVTHDLGLAAAISDRVYVMYAGRIAETGPAEALFDRPRHPYTAALLDSTPRLEAPAGRLAAIEGRPPSLQEELVGCPFAPRCPLATFLCSQQAPALLPVAGEPARRVACHHSDRTGEGSVHA; encoded by the coding sequence ATGACCACCCTCGACATCCAGGCCTACCGCCTGAGCCTGCCGAACACCGCCAGACCCGTGCTCGCCGGCGTCGACCTCACCGTCGAGGCCCGCGAGACGGTCGCCCTGGTCGGCGAGTCCGGCTCCGGCAAGAGCCTCACCTCGCGCAGCGTCCTCGGGCTGCTCCCGGCCGGCGCCCGCACCGAGGGCACCGTCCGGGTCAACGGCGAGGACGTCCTGACCATGGCCCCCGAGCAGCTCCGCCGCCTGCGGACCAGCAGCGCGGCCATGATCTTCCAGGACCCGCGGGCCGCCATCAACCCGCTCCGCCGGATCGGGGACTTCCTCACCGAGAGCGTGCGGCTGAACGCCGGCGCCGCCCCGGCCGCGGCCACCGCCCGGGCCGCGGAGATGCTGGAGGCCGTCGGCCTCACCGCCGCCGCCCTGCGGCAGTACCCGGGCGAACTGTCCGGCGGCATGCTGCAACGCGTCATGATCGCCGCCGCCCTGATGGGAGACCCGGCGCTGATCCTGGCCGACGAGCCCACCACGGCCCTGGACGTCACCACCCAGGCCGAGGTCGTCGCCCTGCTCGGGGACCTCCGGACCCGCTTCGGCACCGGCCTGCTCTTCGTCACCCACGACCTCGGGCTCGCCGCCGCCATCAGCGACCGGGTCTACGTGATGTACGCCGGACGGATCGCCGAGACCGGCCCGGCCGAGGCCCTGTTCGACCGCCCGCGCCACCCCTACACGGCCGCGCTGCTCGACTCGACGCCACGGCTGGAGGCTCCCGCGGGCCGGCTCGCGGCCATCGAGGGCCGGCCGCCGAGCCTCCAGGAGGAGCTGGTGGGCTGCCCGTTCGCTCCCCGCTGCCCGCTGGCGACCTTCCTCTGCAGCCAGCAGGCACCGGCGCTGCTGCCGGTGGCCGGCGAGCCGGCCCGCCGGGTGGCCTGCCACCACAGCGACCGGACGGGGGAGGGGAGCGTCCATGCGTGA
- a CDS encoding ABC transporter permease produces the protein MTATLLRRPGLARIRTSRAPLHRLCLGFVALVVLAALLAPWLAPYDPNAVDLGNALAGPSADHLLGVDASGRDTLSRLLLGARTSLLGPLGVVAFSTLAGVAVGVAAAWRGGWLDSVLSRSTELVFAFPGMLLAILIVSVHGEGLLAPVIALAIAYLPYVSRLTRSLVLAERRRPYVEAYQVQGHSGLQICLRHVVPGIAPVVLAQSTVNFGYALIDLAGLSFLGLGVPALTPDWGRMVFDGQSAVQHGYPLSAILPCAAIVLTVVAFNVVGERWADQVARRDR, from the coding sequence ATGACCGCGACCCTGCTGCGCCGGCCCGGCCTGGCCCGGATCCGCACCAGCCGCGCACCGCTGCACCGGCTCTGCCTGGGCTTCGTCGCCCTGGTGGTCCTCGCCGCGCTGCTCGCCCCCTGGCTGGCACCGTACGACCCCAACGCCGTCGACCTGGGCAACGCCCTCGCCGGGCCGTCGGCGGACCACCTGCTCGGTGTCGACGCCTCCGGCCGCGACACCCTGTCCCGCCTGCTGCTCGGAGCCCGCACCTCGCTGCTCGGACCGCTCGGCGTGGTCGCCTTCTCCACCCTGGCCGGCGTCGCCGTCGGGGTGGCGGCCGCCTGGCGCGGCGGCTGGCTGGACTCCGTCCTGTCCCGCAGCACCGAGCTGGTCTTCGCGTTCCCCGGCATGCTGCTGGCGATCCTGATCGTCTCGGTCCACGGCGAGGGCCTGCTCGCCCCGGTGATCGCCCTCGCCATCGCCTACCTGCCCTACGTCAGCCGCCTCACCCGCTCCCTGGTGCTCGCCGAGCGCCGCCGTCCGTACGTGGAGGCGTACCAGGTGCAGGGCCATTCCGGCCTGCAGATCTGCCTGCGGCACGTCGTCCCGGGCATCGCCCCCGTCGTCCTCGCCCAGTCCACCGTCAACTTCGGCTACGCCCTCATCGACCTGGCCGGCCTCTCCTTCCTCGGGCTCGGCGTACCCGCGCTGACGCCCGACTGGGGCCGGATGGTCTTCGACGGCCAGTCCGCCGTCCAGCACGGCTACCCCCTGTCGGCGATCCTGCCCTGCGCCGCCATCGTGCTGACCGTGGTCGCCTTCAACGTCGTCGGCGAGCGCTGGGCCGACCAGGTCGCCAGGAGGGACCGATGA
- a CDS encoding ABC transporter permease, producing the protein MSFLRFAARRLAEMAATLFGASFVIFGAMYLAPGNPASFLLSGRSASPEALKAINAQYHLDDPFVLQYLRWTGQILHGDFGRSITYRTDVSRLLADRLPSTLLLVGMALVLVVALGLLLGWIGAVRGGAADSTILVSTTFALGTPSFVAAVLLQGLFAVKLGWFPTGGTGDGLGQMIWHLTLPAVALALYLIGMLARVTRAAMLEVLGQEHVTVARSRGVSDHKVIRRHVFRNALGTVLTTGGLIVSTLLVCTVLVESAFSVGGIGQLLELSTTTKDFPTVQAISLIMVGLFMTVNLVVDLLHPLVDPRVTLGPRRSAA; encoded by the coding sequence GTGAGCTTCCTGAGATTCGCCGCACGCCGGCTGGCCGAGATGGCCGCCACGCTGTTCGGCGCCTCGTTCGTGATCTTCGGCGCGATGTACCTGGCGCCGGGCAACCCGGCCAGCTTCCTGCTCTCCGGCCGCTCGGCCTCACCGGAGGCGCTGAAGGCGATCAACGCCCAGTACCACCTGGACGACCCGTTCGTGCTCCAGTACCTGCGGTGGACCGGCCAGATCCTGCACGGCGACTTCGGCCGCTCGATCACCTACCGCACCGACGTGTCCCGGCTGCTCGCGGACCGCCTGCCCAGCACCCTGCTGCTGGTCGGGATGGCCCTCGTGCTGGTCGTCGCGCTCGGCCTGCTGCTGGGCTGGATCGGCGCGGTGCGCGGCGGCGCCGCCGACTCCACCATCCTGGTCAGCACCACCTTCGCGCTCGGCACGCCGTCCTTCGTCGCGGCCGTCCTGCTGCAGGGCCTGTTCGCGGTGAAGCTCGGCTGGTTCCCCACCGGCGGCACCGGCGACGGCCTCGGCCAGATGATCTGGCACCTGACCCTGCCCGCCGTCGCCCTGGCGCTCTACCTGATCGGCATGCTCGCCCGGGTCACCCGCGCCGCGATGCTGGAGGTCCTCGGCCAGGAGCACGTCACCGTGGCCCGCAGCCGCGGGGTTTCCGACCACAAGGTGATCCGCCGGCACGTGTTCCGCAACGCGCTCGGCACCGTCCTCACCACCGGCGGGCTGATCGTCTCCACCCTGCTGGTCTGCACCGTTCTGGTGGAGTCCGCGTTCAGCGTCGGCGGCATCGGGCAGCTCCTCGAACTGTCCACCACCACCAAGGACTTCCCCACCGTGCAGGCCATCTCCCTGATCATGGTCGGCCTGTTCATGACGGTGAACCTGGTCGTCGACCTGCTGCACCCGCTGGTCGACCCCAGGGTCACCCTCGGGCCGAGGAGGTCCGCCGCATGA
- a CDS encoding ABC transporter substrate-binding protein has product MADPQHGSRSRSSHRRPALPVAALAALALVAACAGPPKSGDTGGGSSYQLSQDTPAAKGDVDSFTWALYAEPPTLDYIAAFDYPQNTILSNVCESLMRWTPQLTLAPGLAEKASNPDPTTWVYDLRPGVHFHDGSVLTADDVVYSLGRQLNPDNAAAWAQQFQNVSTVTRTGPLQVTVKLVQPDSQFNQYMATAAGVVAAKAGIEAAGKDYGTTGSLDCTGPFELGAWNKGQSLELRRFDSYWGTKAKAAKAEFRFLTDPSARVNAMITGEADGGYLIPTESYERLRSSGAGTLWFGEGLSTVNVNVTNMSGVLGDVRVRQALSLALDRSGFVKAGLGGAGTVTGSLTTRAAWAAAPAESRKEAFEGLTPTTPDLARAKALIKEAGAAGKTVTVATSPIGQDVSLLATAVQAAGTGIGLDVRLKTIAPNAFTSLFTSAEAREGIDMFPETYYDSITDPLDLLANFKTGAFQNYAGFSDPAYDDLVKKATTTADPAQRFAIEAQLQKIASDQLLWIPVAEWPTAVFLNKRITGAPTTISYMYYPWAADVGAAR; this is encoded by the coding sequence ATGGCAGACCCCCAGCACGGGTCCAGATCCCGTTCGTCCCACCGCCGGCCGGCCCTGCCCGTCGCGGCCCTCGCGGCCCTCGCCCTGGTCGCGGCCTGCGCCGGGCCGCCGAAGAGCGGTGACACCGGCGGCGGCTCGTCCTATCAGCTCTCCCAGGACACGCCCGCCGCCAAGGGTGACGTCGACTCCTTCACCTGGGCGCTGTACGCCGAGCCCCCCACGCTCGACTACATCGCCGCGTTCGACTACCCGCAGAACACCATCCTCTCCAACGTCTGCGAGAGCCTGATGCGGTGGACCCCGCAGCTCACGCTGGCCCCGGGCCTCGCGGAGAAGGCGTCCAACCCCGACCCCACCACCTGGGTCTACGACCTGCGCCCGGGCGTGCACTTCCACGACGGCAGCGTGCTGACCGCCGACGACGTGGTCTACAGCCTCGGCCGGCAGCTCAACCCCGACAACGCCGCCGCCTGGGCCCAGCAGTTCCAGAACGTCAGCACGGTCACCAGGACCGGCCCGCTCCAGGTCACCGTGAAGCTCGTCCAGCCGGACTCGCAGTTCAACCAGTACATGGCGACCGCCGCCGGCGTGGTGGCCGCCAAGGCCGGCATCGAGGCCGCGGGCAAGGACTACGGCACCACCGGCAGCCTGGACTGCACCGGCCCGTTCGAGCTCGGCGCCTGGAACAAGGGCCAGTCCCTGGAACTGCGCCGCTTCGACAGCTACTGGGGTACCAAGGCGAAGGCGGCCAAGGCCGAGTTCCGCTTCCTCACCGACCCCTCGGCCCGGGTCAACGCCATGATCACCGGCGAGGCCGACGGCGGCTACCTGATCCCCACCGAGAGCTACGAGCGGCTGCGGAGCAGCGGCGCCGGCACCCTCTGGTTCGGCGAGGGCCTGAGCACCGTCAACGTCAACGTCACCAACATGAGCGGCGTGCTCGGCGACGTCCGGGTCCGCCAGGCGCTCTCCCTCGCGCTGGACCGCTCCGGTTTCGTCAAGGCCGGCCTCGGCGGCGCGGGCACCGTCACCGGCTCCCTCACCACCCGCGCCGCCTGGGCGGCCGCCCCCGCGGAGAGCCGGAAGGAGGCCTTCGAGGGCCTCACCCCCACCACCCCCGACCTCGCCCGGGCCAAGGCCCTGATCAAGGAGGCGGGCGCGGCCGGCAAGACCGTCACGGTCGCCACCAGCCCGATCGGCCAGGACGTCTCGCTGCTGGCCACCGCCGTGCAGGCGGCCGGCACCGGCATCGGCCTGGACGTCCGGCTGAAGACCATCGCGCCGAACGCCTTCACCTCGCTCTTCACCTCGGCCGAGGCACGCGAGGGCATCGACATGTTCCCCGAGACGTACTACGACTCGATCACCGACCCGCTGGACCTGCTGGCCAACTTCAAGACCGGGGCCTTCCAGAACTACGCGGGATTCAGCGACCCCGCCTACGACGACCTGGTCAAGAAGGCCACCACCACCGCCGACCCCGCCCAGCGGTTCGCGATCGAGGCGCAGCTCCAGAAGATCGCCTCCGACCAGCTGCTGTGGATACCGGTCGCGGAGTGGCCGACCGCCGTGTTCCTGAACAAGAGGATCACCGGCGCGCCCACCACCATCTCGTACATGTACTACCCGTGGGCGGCCGACGTGGGAGCGGCCCGGTGA
- a CDS encoding agmatine deiminase family protein, protein MTFRMPAEWTEHDGCLMAWPTRVELWGDTFEEVKREYAQVARAIAEFEPVTMVARPGQGEEARALCGDEVEVVELPLDDSWFRDSGPIFVLGLEGERAGVDFRFNAWGEKHHPYDTDDRIAAALLERLGVERIDSRMILEGGAITVDGEGTLITTEQCLLNPNRNPGMSKAEIEAELVAKLGVSTVIWLPYGGLLDTETDGHVDGVCAFVAPGKVVVQLPADPAHPDFERMRANRAVLEAAVDARGRKLEVIDLPQSAFVQVNGKETEVGYLNFYIANGGVVVPVADVPEDEGALAVLAAALPGRKVVGVRSRVIAYGGGGVHCITQQVPAARRTV, encoded by the coding sequence ATGACGTTTCGCATGCCGGCCGAGTGGACCGAGCACGACGGCTGCCTGATGGCCTGGCCCACCAGGGTCGAGCTGTGGGGCGACACCTTCGAGGAGGTCAAGCGCGAGTACGCGCAGGTCGCCCGGGCGATCGCCGAGTTCGAGCCGGTGACCATGGTCGCCCGCCCGGGGCAGGGCGAGGAGGCCCGCGCCCTGTGCGGCGACGAGGTCGAGGTCGTCGAACTGCCCCTGGACGACTCCTGGTTCCGCGACTCCGGCCCGATCTTCGTCCTCGGCCTGGAGGGCGAGCGCGCCGGCGTCGACTTCCGCTTCAACGCCTGGGGCGAGAAGCACCACCCCTACGACACCGACGACAGGATCGCCGCCGCCCTGCTGGAGCGCCTCGGCGTCGAGCGGATCGACTCCCGGATGATCCTCGAAGGCGGCGCGATCACCGTCGACGGCGAGGGCACCCTGATCACCACCGAGCAGTGCCTGCTCAACCCGAACCGCAACCCCGGCATGAGCAAGGCCGAGATCGAGGCCGAACTGGTCGCCAAGCTCGGCGTCAGCACCGTGATCTGGCTGCCGTACGGCGGTCTGCTGGACACCGAGACGGACGGCCACGTGGACGGTGTCTGCGCCTTCGTCGCGCCGGGCAAGGTCGTCGTCCAGCTGCCCGCCGACCCCGCGCACCCCGACTTCGAGCGGATGCGTGCCAACCGGGCCGTACTGGAGGCCGCCGTCGACGCCCGGGGCCGCAAGCTGGAGGTCATCGACCTGCCGCAGAGCGCATTCGTCCAGGTCAACGGCAAGGAGACCGAGGTGGGCTACCTCAACTTCTACATCGCCAACGGTGGAGTGGTCGTCCCGGTGGCGGACGTCCCCGAGGACGAGGGCGCGCTGGCCGTGCTCGCCGCCGCCCTGCCCGGCCGCAAGGTCGTGGGTGTCCGCTCCCGCGTGATCGCCTACGGCGGCGGCGGCGTCCACTGCATCACCCAGCAGGTGCCGGCGGCCCGGCGCACCGTGTGA
- a CDS encoding agmatine deiminase family protein, which yields MNTSALPSRRRLLQFGAAALPLAALGATLPVTARAAVSPSGAALRMPAEEERHQRTFMAWPALSSVWQDQLPAVRRDIARLAYEISRYEPVVLLARPSQAADARYACGRGGYYGIEVLEIPNDDLWIRDFGPTFVVAPGAVAGVDTNFNGWGKSGTPYYQPYANDAAAAATLLEQYGVERIRAPFTGEGGSLETDGQGTLLATESSLVNANRNPGMSRDQVEQALKSALGIDKVVWIPGLAGADITDAHVDYLARFTAPGKVLLDRPAAGADPKWVAVHEQAKEILRTATDARGRRLAVTELPCPDPKAIRGKGKEFLAGYTNFYVANGAVFVPQFGDAHADGVAYAILQATYPGRDVVQLDIDGIASGGGGIHCATQSQPAVPPAY from the coding sequence TTGAACACGTCAGCACTTCCGTCCCGGCGCCGGCTGCTCCAGTTCGGCGCGGCGGCGCTGCCCCTGGCGGCCCTCGGCGCGACCCTTCCCGTCACCGCCCGCGCCGCCGTCAGCCCGTCGGGCGCCGCCCTGCGGATGCCCGCCGAGGAGGAGCGGCACCAGCGCACCTTCATGGCCTGGCCGGCACTCTCGTCCGTCTGGCAGGACCAACTCCCGGCGGTCCGCAGGGACATCGCCAGGCTCGCCTACGAGATCTCGCGCTACGAGCCGGTCGTCCTGCTCGCCCGGCCCTCCCAGGCCGCCGACGCCCGGTACGCCTGCGGCCGGGGCGGCTACTACGGCATCGAGGTCCTGGAGATCCCGAACGACGACCTGTGGATCCGGGACTTCGGCCCGACCTTCGTGGTCGCCCCCGGCGCCGTCGCCGGGGTGGACACCAACTTCAACGGCTGGGGCAAGAGCGGTACGCCGTACTACCAGCCCTACGCCAACGACGCCGCCGCGGCAGCGACGCTGCTGGAGCAGTACGGCGTCGAGCGGATCCGGGCCCCGTTCACGGGCGAGGGCGGCTCGCTGGAGACCGACGGCCAGGGCACCCTGCTCGCCACCGAGAGTTCGCTGGTGAACGCCAACCGCAACCCGGGCATGAGCCGGGACCAGGTCGAGCAGGCGCTCAAGTCGGCCCTTGGGATCGACAAGGTCGTCTGGATCCCCGGGCTGGCCGGTGCGGACATCACCGACGCGCACGTCGACTACCTGGCCCGGTTCACCGCGCCCGGCAAGGTGCTCCTGGACCGCCCCGCAGCCGGTGCCGACCCGAAGTGGGTGGCGGTCCACGAGCAGGCCAAGGAGATCCTGCGGACCGCGACCGACGCCCGGGGCCGCCGGCTGGCGGTCACCGAACTGCCCTGTCCCGACCCCAAGGCGATCCGGGGCAAGGGCAAGGAGTTCCTGGCCGGCTACACCAACTTCTACGTGGCCAACGGCGCCGTCTTCGTGCCGCAGTTCGGCGACGCCCACGCGGACGGGGTCGCCTACGCGATCCTGCAGGCGACGTACCCCGGACGCGACGTCGTCCAGCTCGACATCGACGGCATCGCGAGCGGCGGCGGCGGGATCCACTGCGCCACGCAGTCGCAGCCGGCCGTGCCGCCCGCCTACTGA
- a CDS encoding TetR/AcrR family transcriptional regulator, with the protein MSDRRTEILRAATRVITRRGVRGLRVGELAAEAGVSTSLIYYHFTDRAGILRQTLEFISDRADRYTAERDPGTLPESPRVELEQVLLLELQDTAEVRENSTAWGELRASAVFDPELREELARATHTWVHEIAELLGRAHPAGTAPAHAASAERLTALLEGLSVRWLSGSLPLDHARRLLRDAIAAELRPA; encoded by the coding sequence GTGTCCGACCGTCGAACCGAAATACTCAGAGCCGCCACCCGGGTCATCACCCGCCGTGGCGTGCGCGGCCTGCGCGTGGGCGAACTGGCAGCCGAGGCGGGGGTGTCGACCTCGCTGATCTACTACCACTTCACCGACCGGGCGGGCATCCTGCGCCAGACGCTGGAGTTCATCAGCGACCGGGCCGACCGCTACACCGCGGAACGCGACCCCGGCACACTCCCCGAGAGCCCCCGGGTCGAGCTGGAGCAAGTCCTGCTGCTGGAGCTCCAGGACACCGCCGAGGTACGGGAGAACAGCACCGCCTGGGGCGAGTTGAGGGCCAGCGCGGTCTTCGACCCGGAGCTGCGCGAGGAGCTGGCCAGGGCCACCCACACCTGGGTCCACGAGATCGCCGAGCTGCTGGGGCGGGCACACCCGGCGGGCACCGCACCGGCGCACGCGGCCTCGGCGGAGCGACTGACCGCCCTGCTGGAGGGCCTCAGCGTCCGCTGGCTCAGCGGGTCGCTCCCCTTGGACCACGCCCGCCGGCTGCTGCGGGACGCGATCGCAGCCGAGCTGCGACCGGCCTGA
- a CDS encoding ATP-binding protein — MLTPPVGAPPGFRFDIRPTATPDGVGTVRRLLRDALVAVHLDPDTPCLLLSELLTNALVHGDTASVIMELRAGRLLIAVADHSPARVERLPECSERTSGRGLALVEALADAWGVSPFGAGGKAVWATVAAA, encoded by the coding sequence TTGCTGACCCCGCCCGTCGGCGCTCCGCCCGGGTTCCGGTTCGACATCCGCCCGACCGCGACACCGGACGGGGTCGGGACGGTGCGACGGCTGCTGCGCGACGCGCTCGTCGCCGTCCACCTCGACCCGGACACACCCTGCCTGCTGCTCTCGGAACTGCTGACCAACGCCCTGGTCCACGGCGACACCGCCTCCGTGATCATGGAATTGCGGGCCGGACGCCTCCTGATCGCCGTCGCCGACCACTCCCCCGCACGCGTGGAACGACTGCCCGAATGCTCCGAGCGGACGAGCGGACGTGGCCTCGCCCTGGTGGAGGCCCTGGCCGACGCCTGGGGGGTCTCCCCCTTCGGCGCCGGCGGAAAGGCCGTGTGGGCGACGGTCGCGGCGGCCTGA
- the tatA gene encoding Sec-independent protein translocase subunit TatA, translated as MLRNGLDPWHILLVVAVVILLFGSKKLPDMARGLGRSLRILKAETAALREDDPTPESGTAAESGTAAEGGTAAEAPCPAVAAPERTSPGPQAAGPQADRSQGHRSLPGHSGTA; from the coding sequence ATGCTCCGCAACGGACTCGACCCCTGGCACATCCTGCTCGTGGTGGCCGTGGTCATCCTGCTGTTCGGCTCGAAGAAGCTGCCCGACATGGCGCGCGGCCTGGGCAGATCCCTGCGGATCCTGAAGGCCGAGACGGCCGCCCTGCGCGAGGACGACCCCACGCCCGAGAGCGGCACCGCGGCCGAGAGCGGCACCGCGGCCGAGGGCGGTACCGCGGCCGAGGCGCCGTGCCCGGCGGTGGCCGCGCCCGAGCGAACGTCCCCCGGGCCGCAGGCCGCCGGGCCGCAGGCCGACCGGTCCCAGGGCCACCGGTCGCTGCCCGGGCACAGCGGCACCGCCTGA
- a CDS encoding agmatine deiminase family protein: protein MPDLALSRRTMLRAAAGAGLLTLGGVACSPSGDEEPAPEPASPGGGTPPGRRFGAEWESHARTFMSWPASTGIWDSQLPDVRQDIAGLARAVGRYEPVVMFARPAQADAAQRACGDGVEVVALPVDDLWARDTVPVFVEDSGTVKGVDLNFSGWGNKQKEHGNDTALAGALLARYGIERVSTSLVAEGGSFETDGQGTLLVTESSVVNDRRNPGRSRDEIEAELKRALGVTKVIWFAGVRDQDITDAHVDCLVRFAAPGVVLLDQPFPGAPEDVWSRSAAQAKEVLRDATDANGKPLQVIELPQPDPDRITGRGDAFVSSYINFYVANKSLFLPRFGDGPADDRARQILREHFPGRDIVPLKIDNIASGGGGIHCSTHDQPGTPAAG, encoded by the coding sequence GTGCCAGATCTCGCCCTGTCCCGTCGGACCATGCTGCGTGCCGCCGCCGGTGCCGGCCTGCTGACCCTCGGTGGGGTCGCCTGCTCACCGTCGGGGGACGAGGAGCCGGCGCCGGAGCCGGCGTCGCCCGGCGGGGGAACACCGCCCGGCCGGCGGTTCGGGGCGGAGTGGGAGAGCCACGCGCGGACCTTCATGTCCTGGCCCGCCTCCACCGGCATCTGGGACAGTCAACTTCCGGACGTCCGGCAGGACATCGCCGGTCTGGCCCGGGCCGTCGGCCGCTACGAGCCGGTGGTGATGTTCGCCCGGCCGGCCCAGGCCGACGCCGCGCAGCGCGCCTGCGGGGACGGGGTGGAGGTCGTCGCCCTACCGGTGGACGACCTGTGGGCGCGGGACACCGTACCGGTCTTCGTGGAGGACTCCGGCACCGTCAAGGGCGTCGATCTCAACTTCAGCGGCTGGGGCAACAAGCAGAAGGAGCACGGAAACGACACCGCCCTGGCCGGCGCGCTGCTGGCCCGGTACGGCATCGAGCGGGTCAGCACCTCCCTGGTCGCCGAGGGCGGATCCTTCGAGACCGACGGCCAGGGCACCCTGCTGGTGACCGAGAGCTCGGTGGTCAACGACCGCCGCAACCCCGGCAGGTCCAGGGACGAGATCGAGGCCGAGCTCAAGCGGGCCCTGGGCGTGACGAAGGTGATCTGGTTCGCCGGCGTCCGGGACCAGGACATCACCGACGCCCACGTCGACTGCCTGGTGCGGTTCGCCGCGCCGGGCGTCGTGCTGCTGGACCAGCCGTTCCCCGGTGCGCCCGAGGACGTCTGGTCGCGCTCGGCGGCCCAGGCGAAGGAGGTGCTGCGGGACGCCACCGACGCGAACGGCAAGCCCCTGCAGGTGATCGAGCTGCCTCAGCCCGACCCGGACCGGATCACCGGCCGCGGCGACGCCTTCGTCTCCTCGTACATCAACTTCTACGTCGCCAACAAGTCGCTGTTCCTGCCGCGCTTCGGGGACGGACCGGCCGACGACCGCGCCCGGCAGATCCTGCGCGAGCACTTCCCGGGGCGGGACATCGTCCCGCTCAAGATCGACAACATCGCCTCCGGCGGCGGTGGGATCCACTGCTCCACCCACGACCAGCCCGGCACCCCGGCGGCCGGCTGA